A region from the Aphis gossypii isolate Hap1 chromosome 1, ASM2018417v2, whole genome shotgun sequence genome encodes:
- the LOC114131081 gene encoding lariat debranching enzyme, with translation MKIAIEGCAHGELQQIYNTIDLIEKRDNIKVDLLICCGDFQATRNNEDLLTMAVPPKYRQMCTFHKYYTGELVAPILTIFIGGNHEASNHLQELSYGGWAAPNIYYMGLAGVINVGGIRIGGISGIYKSNDYMRGRHEKQPYTEQTKRSIYHIRQLEVFRLKQLKQPIDIMLSHDWPQGIENHGNLKQLLKYKPFFETDIKEGKLGSKPTRELLDELKPKYWFSAHLHCKFAAIVNHTSDDNEETEKRCTKFLSLDKCLPNKRFLQILDIPHDDSKSINLMYDIEWLTILHLTNHLLNTNSNMYYLPGPTASERFDFTPTEEEKTAVLEMFSHDLRIPNNFITLENYKSKTNPQTTNFCEKLCIDDPLALLLGQWSRSNLTENEHEMDSTFSSFVNSTMCSNNEDEIEDTEKSSEKLTMSPFILPEPKNDSTYSNINENSFLNNCSSITVPNTSIEKSDEDIHQSQDADVNNVVNIEENNITTKKFLKRRNYQQTYDDDCE, from the exons atgaaaattgccATTGAAGGCTGTGCTCATGGAGAGCTTCAGCAaatctataatacaatagaCTTAATTGAAAAACGTGACAATATAAAAGTAGATTTGTTAATATGCTGTGGAGATTTTCAAGCAACACGAAATAATGAAGATCTATTAACAATGGCAGTTCCACCTAAATATAGACAAATGTGCACTTTTCACAA atattatactgGAGAATTAGTAGCaccaattttaactatatttattggtGGAAACCATGAGGCTTCTAATCATTTACAAGAATTAAGTTATGGTGGTTGGGCAGCACccaatatatactatatgggTTTAGCTGGTGTAATTAATGTTGGTGGTATTCGGATTGGAGGAATATctggtatttataaatcaaatgattATATGCGAGGTAGACATGAAAAACAACCATACACTGAACAAACAAAAAGaagtatatatcatattcGGCAATTGGAAGTATTTCGATTAaaacaa ttgaaacAACCAATTGACATAATGTTATCACATGATTGGCCTCAAGGAATAGAAAATCATggcaatttaaaacaattacttaaatacaaaCCTTTTTTTGA AACAGATATTAAAGAAGGCAAATTGGGTAGTAAACCTACACGAGAATTATTGGAtgaattaaaaccaaaatactgGTTTTCTGCTCATCTGCATTGTAAATTTGCTGCCATAGTAAATCACACATCTGatgataat GAAGAAACGGAAAAGAGATGTACTAAATTCTTGTCACTTGACAAGTGTTTGccaaataaaagatttttacaGATTTTAGATATTCCTCATGATGAttctaaatcaattaatttaatgtatgacATTGAATGGCTTACAATTTTGCATCTTACCAATCATTTGTTAAACACCAATAGtaacatgtattatttacCAGGACCTACTGCTTCAGaaag gttTGATTTTACTCCAACTGAAGAGGAAAAGACAGCTGTTCTTGAAATGTTCTCTCATGACTTGAGAAtcccaaacaattttattacccttgaaaattataaatctaagaCAAACCCTCAGACAActaatttttgtgaaaaattatgtatagacGACCCTCTTGCTTTGTTATTAGGACAATGGTCTCGTTCTAACTTAACTGAAAACGAACATGAAATGGATTCTACATTTTCATCATTTGTAAACTCTACTATGTGTTCAAATAATGAAGACGAAATAGAAGATACAGAGAAGTCttcagaaaaattaacaatgtCCCCATTTATACTACCTGAACCAAAAAATGATAGcacatattcaaatattaatgaaaattcatttttgaataattgctCAAGCATCACAGTGCCAAATACATCTATAGAAAAGTCTGACGAAGACATTCATCAATCACAag atGCCGATGTAAATAATGTCGtaaatattgaagaaaataatataaccacaaaaaaatttttaaaaagaagaaaTTATCAACAAACTTATGATGATgattgtgaataa
- the LOC114131080 gene encoding UDP-galactose transporter senju: MTWKSSNWTSLFPTKTSFVVFVLYIALSMNHGLLVKLSQEKGIYNYNIVSVIILTEVTKLVISFFLFCKDNPVRSIIYQTRENYTVLILYMVPAFLYCLYNNLAFVNLSIFDPTTYFILLQLRVILTGIVYQCLFKKDLSKIQWLSLVLLTVGCIIKELKMEGGIQQQPYSLFISLLLMLTQILCSCLAGVYNEYLLKKGQGVNVNVYVQNIYMYTDSILCNLLLWITFKHNENKSNASETDIFKNYMVMFIVLNSAMYGVVTSLLLHSLNSIIKVFATAIELVLIAVLSWVLLGYPITLQTMAAVCIVSCSVVVYAKNPITKSTLPSTNHDKNMINI, translated from the exons ATGACGTGGAAATCCAGCAATTGGACTAGTCTGTTTCCTACTAAAACATCGTTTGtcgtatttgtattatacatagctTTATCGATGAATCacg gattGTTAGTAAAATTATCACAAGAAAAAggcatttataactataatattgtctcagtaattattttaaccgaAGTTACAAAACTAGTTATatccttttttttgttttgtaaaga CAACCCTGTAAgaagtattatttatcagaCTAGAGAAAACTATACAG TACTCATTCTCTACATGGTGCCTGCATTTCTCTACtgcctttataataatttggcaTTTGTGAACTTATCAATATTTGACCcaactacatattttattcttcttCAACTAAGGGTTATACTTACTGGTATTGTATATCagtgtttgtttaaaaaagatCTCAGCAAAATTCAATGGTTATCTTTAGTTCTTTTGACTGTTGGATGTATCATAAAAGAGTTAAAAATGGAAGGCGGTATCCAGCAACAgccttatagtttatttataagtctATTGTTGATGCTAACTCAAATTCTTTGCTCGTGTTTAGCTGGAGTCTACAatgaatatttacttaaaaaaggtCAGGgtgtaaatgtaaatgtttatgtacagaacatatatatgtacactGATTCAAtactttgtaatttattattgtggaTAACATTCAAACACAATGAAAACAAAAGCAATGCTTCAGaaacagacatttttaaaaattatatg gtcatgtttattgtattaaatagtgCAATGTATGGAGTCGTAACTAGTTTACTGCTACACAGTTTAAATTCAATCATAAAAGTTTTTGCCACAGCAATTGAACTAGTCCTTATTGCTGTATTGTCATGGGTACTTCTAGGATATCCAATTACTTTGCAGACCATGGCAGCTGTGTGTATTGTTTCATGCTCTGTGGTTGTTTATGCCAAAAATCCTATTACAAAGAGTACACTTCCAAGTACTaatcatgataaaaatatgattaacatttaa
- the LOC114131075 gene encoding TOG array regulator of axonemal microtubules protein 2-like isoform X1, which yields MQTATLRPDVRLSADPVSTPEKFRSGHCHLELTPVWQYVIKKNRFPANVDRQEVFAELAVRLQHPEWQVRLHGSRVLAYVIPAVGPQLDALMSPTILPAVITNLAHFSPALRSSSMDAILVYVQHSADPEFVLKSMIVQGLDISGAKSSLTVNVMECVPVVLQQIVKRNGERPIAIPTFVHLVTALSNKMVQATFQQAAVYCLDRVKEIVGRNKFDHYLETFHPIIKKDFEVLCEVYRISSSSGRDSSISSYDDEDDRDVETPKTPRRVTFGGELIKIRSPDVSDDYHEVQKSTGIPIPIKPALSIPKHPKNEVENTSIKLPLSRQTKFRSSGNYLYEKRVINQLRPNTLPPLRKSNFKQFTSAPVGPLLSPTFRKKLDDRIPFNKGLFSPHAILCTGRTNNSFNRNYKNMKTDKTFKNFESSVRTTFSVTVVPEISRQEHNNRMTDIDDDSRRTLIRSVDNSGDDNDERTNSSGGELYDARRQTPANRTSSNILVEKSDFGAIMGTRRVNHDDRLLPQQQVIDDHKQPPMQPEIYSDAGLVKPANVKLHNTATMSITSAEVQSQNDKKPVAEVKPTKSNVQPSAPLAASTTVRKRSVGTNLKNKRSSEMGPNFTPFNEPQRALQLVSTQINSSEWEAAVTGLQNISRLSMFHGKELRPGSLQPFARNVAKHIKCLRSQVARAACTAAQKMFTYVPKSMEPDIEEIASALFPRTADTNKFLRVQSTEALNAMVDNVNPIKCVHVITAKGIKHGNRMVRAEACRLLARVVDKLGVSGTLHLPSDARDAVITAATSMVFDNTPTSRQAAQHILTRLSEDPRGAALISSVASPNVKATLNKSLSRIFLK from the exons ATGCAAACCGCCACGCTGCGTCCGGATGTCCGGCTCTCCGCCGACCCGGTGTCCACGCCAGAAAAATTTCGCTCCGGCCACTGCCACCTGGAACTGACGCCCGTTTGGCAGTACGTGATCAAGAAGAACAGGTTTCCGGCCAACGTCGACCGACAGGAAGTATTCGCCGAGCTGGCCGTCCGACTGCAGCATCCCGAATGGCAG gtGAGACTTCACGGTTCACGAGTACTAGCTTACGTTATACCTGCAGTTGGTCCACAATTGGACGCGTTGATGTCCCCGACAATACTTCCGGCGGTTATTACAAATCTTGCACACTTTTCACCGGCTCTCAGAAGTAGCTCTATGGATGCAATATTGGTTTACGTACAACACTCGGCTGACCCCGAATTTGTTCTCAAGTCCATGATCGTACAGGGATTGGATATATCTGGTGCCAAATCAAGTCTCACTGTGAATGTTATGGAATGCGTTCCTGTAGTACTTCAGCAAATTGTTAAAAGAAATGGAGAACGACCT attgctATACCTACGTTTGTACACCTTGTAACTGCCTTATCCAACAAGATGGTACAAGCAACTTTTCAACAAGCTGCTGTTTACTGTTTGGACAGGGTTAAAGAAATTGTTGGGAGAAATAAATTTGATCATTATCTTGAAACATTTCatcctattattaaaaag gaTTTTGAAGTATTGTGTGAAGTGTATAGAATATCTTCATCATCTGGTCGAGATTCTTCAATATCATCATATGATGACGAAGACGATCGTGATGTAGAAACTCCAAAAACGCCTAGAAGAGTAACGTTTGGTGGAGAACTTATTAAGATTCGAAGTCCTGACGTTTCTGATGACTATCATGAAGTTCAAAAGTCTACTGGTATTCCAATTCCAATCAAGCCTGCACTAAGCATACCGAAACATCCCAAAAATGAAGTGGAGAACACGTCAATAAAATTACCACTTTCACGACAA acCAAATTTCGAAGTTCCggtaattatttgtatgaaaaacGAGTAATCAATCAATTGAGGCCAAACACCTTACCACCCTTAAGAAAATCAA atttcaaacaatttacaaGTGCTCCCGTAGGTCCGTTATTAAGTCCaactttcagaaaaaaattggatgatag aataccaTTTAATAAGGGATTATTTTCTCCACATGCTATTCTTTGTACTGGAAGGACCAACAATTCATTTAAT agaaattataaaaatatgaagacagacaaaacatttaaaaa TTTCGAGTCTTCCGTGAGAACAACATTTTCCGTGACCGTGGTGCCGGAGATCAGTAGGCAGGAACACAACAATCGAATGACTGACATAGACGATGATTCCCGACGTACTCTTATTCGTTCCGTGGACAACAGCGGCGACGATAACGACGAAAGAACTAATTCGTCGGGCGGCGAATTATATGATGCCCGGCGACAGACTCCGGCCAACCGAACGTCATCAAATATTCTGGTCGAAAAATCTGATTTCGGCGCAATAATGGGTACCCGACGGGTAAACCATGATGATCGACTACTGCCTCAGCAGCAAGTGATTGACGATCATAAACAACCGCCAATGCAGCCTGAAATTTATAGTGACGCAGGTCTCGTAAAACCGGCCAACGTTAAGCTACATAATACGGCTACCATGAGCATAACAAGTGCAGAAGTTCAATCGCAAAACGA TAAAAAACCTGTAGCTGAAGTAAAACCCACGAAATCTAATGTGCAACCATCGGCACCACTCGCTGCATCTACAACAGTAAGGAAGAGATCTGTTGGAACgaacctaaaaaataaacgatctAGTGAAATGGGACCAAATTTTACTCCGTTCAACGAACCTCAAAGAGCTCTACAGTTGGTTTCTACTCAAATCAATAGCTCGGAATG GGAAGCGGCCGTTACGGGTCTACAGAATATTTCACGACTATCCATGTTCCACGGTAAAGAACTGCGTCCAGGTTCCTTACAACCTTTCGCTCGCAACGTGGCTAAGCATATCAAATGCCTCCGATCTCAAGTGGCGCGAGCCGCATGTACGGCTGCACAGAAAATGTTTACCTACGTACCGAAATCAATGGAACCG gATATAGAAGAAATCGCATCGGCACTTTTTCCACGTACAGCGGATACCAATAAATTTCTTCGAGTACAAAGTACAGAAGCTTTGAACGCAATGGTTGACAATGTAAATCCAATAAAATGTGTGCATGTGATCACAGCTAAAGGGATAAA ACATGGAAATCGAATGGTTCGTGCTGAAGCGTGTCGTCTCTTAGCTAGAGTAGTCGATAAACTCGGAGTCAGTGGAACTCTTCATTTACCATCAGATGCTAGAGATGCAGTGATAACTGCTGCCACTAGTATGGTATTTGACAACACACCCACTTCTCG TCAAGCTGCTCAACATATATTAACCAGATTGAGCGAAGACCCGAGAGGTGCAGCATTGATATCATCTGTAGCTTCACCAAATGTAAAagctacattaaataaatcattgtcaagaatatttcttaaatga
- the LOC114131075 gene encoding uncharacterized protein LOC114131075 isoform X2, with amino-acid sequence MQTATLRPDVRLSADPVSTPEKFRSGHCHLELTPVWQYVIKKNRFPANVDRQEVFAELAVRLQHPEWQVRLHGSRVLAYVIPAVGPQLDALMSPTILPAVITNLAHFSPALRSSSMDAILVYVQHSADPEFVLKSMIVQGLDISGAKSSLTVNVMECVPVVLQQIVKRNGERPIAIPTFVHLVTALSNKMVQATFQQAAVYCLDRVKEIVGRNKFDHYLETFHPIIKKDFEVLCEVYRISSSSGRDSSISSYDDEDDRDVETPKTPRRVTFGGELIKIRSPDVSDDYHEVQKSTGIPIPIKPALSIPKHPKNEVENTSIKLPLSRQRNYKNMKTDKTFKNFESSVRTTFSVTVVPEISRQEHNNRMTDIDDDSRRTLIRSVDNSGDDNDERTNSSGGELYDARRQTPANRTSSNILVEKSDFGAIMGTRRVNHDDRLLPQQQVIDDHKQPPMQPEIYSDAGLVKPANVKLHNTATMSITSAEVQSQNDKKPVAEVKPTKSNVQPSAPLAASTTVRKRSVGTNLKNKRSSEMGPNFTPFNEPQRALQLVSTQINSSEWEAAVTGLQNISRLSMFHGKELRPGSLQPFARNVAKHIKCLRSQVARAACTAAQKMFTYVPKSMEPDIEEIASALFPRTADTNKFLRVQSTEALNAMVDNVNPIKCVHVITAKGIKHGNRMVRAEACRLLARVVDKLGVSGTLHLPSDARDAVITAATSMVFDNTPTSRQAAQHILTRLSEDPRGAALISSVASPNVKATLNKSLSRIFLK; translated from the exons ATGCAAACCGCCACGCTGCGTCCGGATGTCCGGCTCTCCGCCGACCCGGTGTCCACGCCAGAAAAATTTCGCTCCGGCCACTGCCACCTGGAACTGACGCCCGTTTGGCAGTACGTGATCAAGAAGAACAGGTTTCCGGCCAACGTCGACCGACAGGAAGTATTCGCCGAGCTGGCCGTCCGACTGCAGCATCCCGAATGGCAG gtGAGACTTCACGGTTCACGAGTACTAGCTTACGTTATACCTGCAGTTGGTCCACAATTGGACGCGTTGATGTCCCCGACAATACTTCCGGCGGTTATTACAAATCTTGCACACTTTTCACCGGCTCTCAGAAGTAGCTCTATGGATGCAATATTGGTTTACGTACAACACTCGGCTGACCCCGAATTTGTTCTCAAGTCCATGATCGTACAGGGATTGGATATATCTGGTGCCAAATCAAGTCTCACTGTGAATGTTATGGAATGCGTTCCTGTAGTACTTCAGCAAATTGTTAAAAGAAATGGAGAACGACCT attgctATACCTACGTTTGTACACCTTGTAACTGCCTTATCCAACAAGATGGTACAAGCAACTTTTCAACAAGCTGCTGTTTACTGTTTGGACAGGGTTAAAGAAATTGTTGGGAGAAATAAATTTGATCATTATCTTGAAACATTTCatcctattattaaaaag gaTTTTGAAGTATTGTGTGAAGTGTATAGAATATCTTCATCATCTGGTCGAGATTCTTCAATATCATCATATGATGACGAAGACGATCGTGATGTAGAAACTCCAAAAACGCCTAGAAGAGTAACGTTTGGTGGAGAACTTATTAAGATTCGAAGTCCTGACGTTTCTGATGACTATCATGAAGTTCAAAAGTCTACTGGTATTCCAATTCCAATCAAGCCTGCACTAAGCATACCGAAACATCCCAAAAATGAAGTGGAGAACACGTCAATAAAATTACCACTTTCACGACAA agaaattataaaaatatgaagacagacaaaacatttaaaaa TTTCGAGTCTTCCGTGAGAACAACATTTTCCGTGACCGTGGTGCCGGAGATCAGTAGGCAGGAACACAACAATCGAATGACTGACATAGACGATGATTCCCGACGTACTCTTATTCGTTCCGTGGACAACAGCGGCGACGATAACGACGAAAGAACTAATTCGTCGGGCGGCGAATTATATGATGCCCGGCGACAGACTCCGGCCAACCGAACGTCATCAAATATTCTGGTCGAAAAATCTGATTTCGGCGCAATAATGGGTACCCGACGGGTAAACCATGATGATCGACTACTGCCTCAGCAGCAAGTGATTGACGATCATAAACAACCGCCAATGCAGCCTGAAATTTATAGTGACGCAGGTCTCGTAAAACCGGCCAACGTTAAGCTACATAATACGGCTACCATGAGCATAACAAGTGCAGAAGTTCAATCGCAAAACGA TAAAAAACCTGTAGCTGAAGTAAAACCCACGAAATCTAATGTGCAACCATCGGCACCACTCGCTGCATCTACAACAGTAAGGAAGAGATCTGTTGGAACgaacctaaaaaataaacgatctAGTGAAATGGGACCAAATTTTACTCCGTTCAACGAACCTCAAAGAGCTCTACAGTTGGTTTCTACTCAAATCAATAGCTCGGAATG GGAAGCGGCCGTTACGGGTCTACAGAATATTTCACGACTATCCATGTTCCACGGTAAAGAACTGCGTCCAGGTTCCTTACAACCTTTCGCTCGCAACGTGGCTAAGCATATCAAATGCCTCCGATCTCAAGTGGCGCGAGCCGCATGTACGGCTGCACAGAAAATGTTTACCTACGTACCGAAATCAATGGAACCG gATATAGAAGAAATCGCATCGGCACTTTTTCCACGTACAGCGGATACCAATAAATTTCTTCGAGTACAAAGTACAGAAGCTTTGAACGCAATGGTTGACAATGTAAATCCAATAAAATGTGTGCATGTGATCACAGCTAAAGGGATAAA ACATGGAAATCGAATGGTTCGTGCTGAAGCGTGTCGTCTCTTAGCTAGAGTAGTCGATAAACTCGGAGTCAGTGGAACTCTTCATTTACCATCAGATGCTAGAGATGCAGTGATAACTGCTGCCACTAGTATGGTATTTGACAACACACCCACTTCTCG TCAAGCTGCTCAACATATATTAACCAGATTGAGCGAAGACCCGAGAGGTGCAGCATTGATATCATCTGTAGCTTCACCAAATGTAAAagctacattaaataaatcattgtcaagaatatttcttaaatga
- the LOC114131076 gene encoding UDP-N-acetylglucosamine transferase subunit ALG14 homolog: MLLFIMWLLVPTIFSAYFSGRLMYLIFQNLTNTKSLKKSKQPFRTLVVIGSGGHTAEMLRLMNSMNKLKFMPRLYLLADTDTTSRNRVENDENGLDWSIATIPRSRHVNQSYLTSIFSTIYAIFITVPTVISFKPDLVLCNGPGTCVPVCLVAFIMKLFHYADTSIIFVESICRVKSLSLTGKLMYFIADLIIVQWPELRKKYGHRVKYLDEGLNS; the protein is encoded by the coding sequence atgttgttatttattatgtggTTGCTGGTCCCAACCATATTTTCAGCGTACTTTTCAGGTCGACTTATGTATTTAATCtttcaaaatttaactaatacaaaatcacttaaaaaatcaaaacaaccGTTTCGGACATTAGTTGTAATTGGTTCTGGTGGACATACAGCTGAAATGTTGCGTTTAATGAATTCTATGAACAAGTTGAAATTTATGCCACGATTGTATCTATTAGCTGATACAGATACTACAAGCCGCAACCGTGTAGAAAACGATGAAAATGGATTAGACTGGTCCATAGCCACTATACCGCGATCAAGACATGTAAATCAATCATATTTAACTTCcattttttcaactatttatgcaatttttataactgtgCCTACGGTTATATCATTCAAACCAGATTTAGTTTTATGCAATGGACCTGGTACTTGTGTGCCAGTATGTCTGGTTgcttttataatgaaattattccaTTATGCAGatacatctattatatttgttgaaaGTATCTGCAGGGTTAAATCTTTATCTTTAACtggaaaattaatgtattttattgccgatttaataattgttcaatgGCCTGAATTAAGGAAAAAATATGGACACAGAGTCAAATATCTTGATGAAGGATTGAATTCATAG